One Rhipicephalus microplus isolate Deutch F79 chromosome 4, USDA_Rmic, whole genome shotgun sequence genomic window carries:
- the LOC119171856 gene encoding uncharacterized protein LOC119171856, giving the protein MAYDTDSLRRLVGSGSRGWSGGARSATPGSGKNVTGARRLPPLLHFGSRLPRANVSACFLFLCLVGAVSSLENGTSPSVVPNLCNLAQEEPMYCRCSSEHFEADTTGVVCYVGKPLTGSHAVFQALRRQGALASVTFTVYGEDYRLDFVPSDALRRLSRLEKLRFTDCNLGVLPTKAFYKLSALTLLQLEGNDIIDLQPDAIAHLPRLEKLELGENRLRNVKAGWFSRLPSLTVLFLGKNQIEYVEDLAFAELGALRELELGDNFIHVVTNRTFKGLAQLTRLDLYRNKLMRLDAGIFVSTPLLEELDLKLNQISVIDPLAFDGLARLRLIYLANNQLRILPADMFVGAPNLNLVDLEQNQLVTLTWRTIHNLKYLKDGDDFTMSLTGNQMACDCRLAWILQIENATQSEKFRRELRHVSCVFSDPARGKSKVTRLSMEDLGCTGQEEPLPTTPSYTIWPPYSPEEKSTSHATEATTKRPLVTEKKEGSSAEPKSKTTKDDPVSSAPGLLPALLTVIISAVLCCGRTYSTCTP; this is encoded by the exons ATGGCGTACGACACCGACTCGCTCCGACGGCTTGTCGGCAGCGGTTCACGTGGCTGGAGCGGCGGCGCTCGGTCGGCAACGCCGGGGAGCGGGAAAAACGTAACCGGAGCACGTCGTCTGCCTCCGCTGCTTCATTTCGGATCCAG GTTGCCGCGTGCAAACGTTAGCGCATGTTTCCTGTTCCTGTGCCTCGTCGGTGCGGTCTCATCCCTCGAGAACGGCACCTCGCCGTCGGTGGTGCCCAACCTGTGCAACCTGGCTCAAGAGGAGCCCATGTACTGTCGCTGCTCTTCCGAACACTTCGAGGCGGACACCACGGGCGTCGTGTGCTACGTGGGGAAGCCGCTTACCGGAAGCCACGCCGTGTTCCAGGCGCTGCGGCGCCAGGGTGCGCTAGCCTCCGTCACCTTCACCGTGTACGGCGAGGACTATCGGCTCGACTTCGTCCCCAGTGACGCGCTTCGCCGGTTGAGCCGACTGGAAAAACTGCGTTTCACGGACTGCAACCTGGGCGTGCTTCCAACGAAGGCCTTCTACAAGCTGTCCGCGCTCACACTGCTGCAGCTGGAAGGCAACGACATCATCGACCTGCAGCCGGACGCTATAGCGCACCTGCCTAGGCTCGAAAAACTAGAGCTGGGCGAGAATAGGCTCAGGAACGTGAAGGCCGGCTGGTTCTCGCGGCTTCCTTCGCTCACCGTGCTCTTCTTGGGCAAGAACCAGATCGAATACGTCGAGGACCTGGCTTTCGCGGAGCTGGGGGCACTCCGGGAACTCGAACTCGGGGACAACTTCATACACGTCGTGACCAATCGGACGTTCAAGGGCCTCGCCCAGCTGACGAGACTCGACCTGTACCGCAACAAGTTGATGCGGCTCGATGCCGGCATATTCGTCAGCACGCCTCTCCTGGAAGAGCTGGACCTCAAGCTGAACCAGATCTCGGTTATCGATCCGCTGGCGTTCGATGGATTGGCACGGCTGAGGCTCATCTACCTGGCCAACAACCAGCTGCGAATACTGCCCGCCGACATGTTCGTGGGTGCGCCCAACCTGAATCTGGTAGACCTGGAGCAGAATCAGTTGGTCACTCTCACGTGGAGGACGATACACAACCTCAAGTACCTGAAGGACGGCGATGATTTCACGATGAGCCTCACGG GCAACCAGATGGCCTGCGACTGCCGCTTGGCGTGGATTCTGCAAATCGAGAACGCCACGCAGAGCGAGAAGTTCCGCCGCGAGCTGCGCCACGTGAGTTGCGTGTTCAGTGACCCGGCGCGGGGCAAAAGCAAG GTTACGCGCCTGAGCATGGAGGACTTGGGTTGTACGGGCCAAGAAGAACCACTCCCGACCACTCCTTCTTACACGATTTGGCCACCCTACAGTCCGGAAGAAAAGTCCACCAGCCACGCTACAGAAGCCACAACGAAACGACCGTTGGTCACGGAGAAAAAGGAAGGCAGCTCCGCAGAGCCCAAGTCGAAGACGACCAAGGACGATCCGGTGTCATCGGCACCGGGCTTGTTACCTGCCCTGCTTACGGTCATCATTTCAGCTGTGCTGTGTTGTGGCCGAACATATTCAACTTGTACGCCCTAA